TTTGTTCGTCCAATATTCGCATAATCGGTATTATGTTAATACCCTATTTACCATGTCGCTACTAAATATCAATAATAACAACAGTTTTCGCACAGGAAACTACGACGTGTCGCAAAACCGTTAACACAAGACCTTACCCCACTCGACATGATGCAAACACTGCCGCTAGATTGGCAGTTACCATTCACGAGAACGCTACCGCAGAAGTCTTTTGTAAACCTTAAAGTACCGTGCTGTTTCGCAGTCCGGCCCCTGTGACAACTGGGAGCCCGCAACATGAGCCTTGTCGAATACCTTGACGAAATTACCAATGCGCCGTCCATGGAGGCGCTGTGGGATCTTCATTGTCGCAAGATGGCGGAATATGGTTTCGACCGTTTGTTCTATGGCTACACCAACTACCGCTTGGGGAAGTCCCTAGGTGATCCGGATGACTTCATCATCCTGACCAATCACAGCAAGGACTACACGGATTGGTTTCTCGGACAATCGATGTATTTTCACGCGCCAATGGTGAAATGGGCGCTTGAGAACGAAGGTTGGACAAGTTGGGGCATGGTCGCAGATATGTTCACCGCGGGCGTTTTGACACAGAACGAGACGAAAGTTGTTGAATTCAATCAGAAAATGAAGGTGACGACCGGGTACACTGTTAGCTTCAAATCGGTTTCGCCGCGTTCCAAGGGGGCAATCGGTCTGACCGGTTCAATAGGTCTGACGCAAGCAGATGTGGATTCTGTCTGGGAAGAACACGGATCAGAGATAGTGGTGATGAACAACATCGCGCATTTGAAAATCCTGTCCCTGCCCTATGTTGGTCCGACCCGTAATTTGACGAATCGTCAATTGGAGGCGTTACACTGGGTTGGCGACGGCAAGACGACAGCAGATATCGCTCTGCTAATGGGACTGACCCCAGCCACTGTGGAAAAACATCTCAGACTGGCACGCGATGTCTTGAACGTGGAGACCACGGCCCAGGCAGTGCTCAAGGCCGCATTGCACAAGCAGATGTTCGTCGTGGAATATTAGACGAAGCCTTCGGAATTTCGGAAACGTCGGGAATCTGCGCCAACAGGACAGAGTTCTTGTAACTCGGCTCCTGGGAAATCGTCATTGTCTCAATAGCCTGACATAGCGCCCTTAAGGCAAGTGCCGCTAGGTAAGGTTTCCCATACTTTCGCAAAATCCGAACCAATGGCAAATTCAACATGTTCCGTGAGTGGTGGCTTAAAGCCTGGGAACATACGGAGATGCAGCCTTGGAATTTCTAGGCTCTGCGCTTCGTCCGGTCTGACCGGAGTCAACCTGATGGATCTATTTCGTTCCGATGGTTGGCGGTCTTTGGACCCGCCCGTCTCATCCCCATTTGCATGGGTCGGGTCTGAAAAGAGCGGTGTCGGGTATACCCGGCACCGCTTTTTTATTTTTCACTGTTTTGTCAGTGGCTTGAAGAAATCTTCTCAACCACCTGACAAACGATCAGCCCTGGGCGGCCTTTGCAACTTCGGCGGCAAAATCTTCCTGCTTTTTCTCAATGCCTTCGCCGACGGCGAGACGAATAAAGCCGGTGATTTCGATGCCTGCTTCCTTGGCAGCCTCTCCGACGGTCAGGTCGGGGTTGACCACAAACGACTGGTTGAGCAGCGTGATCTCAGCCAGGAATTTCTTCATCCGACCTACAATCATTTTTTCAATCACCGCTTCGGGCTTGCCCGACTCGCGTGCGATATCCATCTGGATCTGCTTCTCTTTTTCGACAACGGCCGGGTCGAGTTCGTCTTCATTCAACGCTTCGGGGCGCGGGTCGGCGGCTGCGACATGCATGGCGACCTGGCGGGCGAACGCGTCGTTGTCACCCTTATAGGCAACCAATACGCCGATTTTACCCATGGTTGGATTGGCTGCGTTGTGGACATAAGCGGCCACAGCGTCGCCTTCGACCGAATCCATCCGACGCAGTGTCATGTTTTCGCCAATTGTGGCGATCGCATCGGTCACGGCGGTTTCGACGGGTTTTCCGCCCATATCAGCCGCTTTCAAGGAATCGATATCCGAGACTCCCAAAGCAACCTCGGCGATTTTGCCGACAAGTGCTTGGAATTGTTCGTTTTTAGCGACGAAGTCGGTTTCTGAGTTCAATTCTACTGCGACACCTTTGCCACCATTAACGGCCACACCAACGAGACCTTCGGCCGCTGTGCGGCCAGATTTCTTGGCAGCCTTGGACAGGCCTTTGGTGCGCAGCCAATCAACGGCCGCTTCCATATCGCCATCAGTTTCGGTCAACGCTTTCTTCGCGTCCATCATGCCTGCGCCCGTGCTATCGCGCAGTTCTTTCACCATTGCAGCTGTGATCGCCATGTTAGGCTCTCCTGAAAAGTTTTAGAATTGGTTACGGCTGCGGGCATGTCTGACACGCCCGCAGCCACAAATGGGTAAGTGCCTCAGGCTTCGGTGTTTTCTGCGGCAGGTGCAGCTTCGGCCTCGGCAGGTTTTTCTGCCGGTGCCTCGACGGCTGCTTCTTGTGCCACGACTTCTTCCACCGGAGCCTCTTCCAGCGCACCGATGTCTACACCGGCGGCGCCAAGTTGGGCGCTCATGCCGTCGAGTGCGGCACGTGAGGCGAGGTCACAGTAAAGCGCGATGGCGCGTGCGGCGTCATCGTTGCCCGGGATAATGTAATCAATACCTTCGGGCGCGCAGTTGGTGTCGACAATCGCAACAACCGGGATGCCCAGCTTGTTGGCTTCGGCCACGGCGAGAGCTTCTTTTTTCACGTCGATGACAAAGAGAAGATCCGGCACGCCGCCCATTTCGCGGATACCACCGAGCGAGGCTTGCAGTTTGGCCTGCTCACGCTCCATTCCGAGGCGTTCTTTCTTGGTAAGCCCCTCAGCGCCGCTTTCCATCTTTTCGTCGATGGATTTCAGCCGGTTGATCGACT
This window of the Rhodobacteraceae bacterium LMO-JJ12 genome carries:
- a CDS encoding LuxR family transcriptional regulator translates to MSLVEYLDEITNAPSMEALWDLHCRKMAEYGFDRLFYGYTNYRLGKSLGDPDDFIILTNHSKDYTDWFLGQSMYFHAPMVKWALENEGWTSWGMVADMFTAGVLTQNETKVVEFNQKMKVTTGYTVSFKSVSPRSKGAIGLTGSIGLTQADVDSVWEEHGSEIVVMNNIAHLKILSLPYVGPTRNLTNRQLEALHWVGDGKTTADIALLMGLTPATVEKHLRLARDVLNVETTAQAVLKAALHKQMFVVEY
- the tsf gene encoding translation elongation factor Ts; translation: MAITAAMVKELRDSTGAGMMDAKKALTETDGDMEAAVDWLRTKGLSKAAKKSGRTAAEGLVGVAVNGGKGVAVELNSETDFVAKNEQFQALVGKIAEVALGVSDIDSLKAADMGGKPVETAVTDAIATIGENMTLRRMDSVEGDAVAAYVHNAANPTMGKIGVLVAYKGDNDAFARQVAMHVAAADPRPEALNEDELDPAVVEKEKQIQMDIARESGKPEAVIEKMIVGRMKKFLAEITLLNQSFVVNPDLTVGEAAKEAGIEITGFIRLAVGEGIEKKQEDFAAEVAKAAQG
- the rpsB gene encoding 30S ribosomal protein S2, which codes for MALPEFSMRQLLEAGVHFGHQTQRWNPRMGPFIYGARNGIHIMDLTQTVPMLDAALNAIRETVAKGGRVLFVGTKRQAAQPIADAAEKCAQYYMNHRWLGGTLTNWQTVSQSINRLKSIDEKMESGAEGLTKKERLGMEREQAKLQASLGGIREMGGVPDLLFVIDVKKEALAVAEANKLGIPVVAIVDTNCAPEGIDYIIPGNDDAARAIALYCDLASRAALDGMSAQLGAAGVDIGALEEAPVEEVVAQEAAVEAPAEKPAEAEAAPAAENTEA